The following are encoded in a window of Microbacterium sp. LWO13-1.2 genomic DNA:
- the mtrB gene encoding MtrAB system histidine kinase MtrB, with protein MAGTGTTTTAVAVLRDWRGWPDALAALWRRSLRFRTLSVTLLLTSLAIFITCVTMALVIQNDLFVSRKNQALEDAQRAVDQAQRTLDVAEVGDDPAALRDLWDRIQEDLGRNSSSDMLLANRIDSESSAVRLNGFTAGLSTNDLSPALSRLVAEFDDRQWWQSVALPTEGGGEVPGIIVGQQLVVPEVGPFELYIAYDLADADQTLSFVQRTLWIAGIGLVAIVAAISWVVLRTVSTPIVEAAETSARLASGDLGVRLQVRGEDELATLGRSFNAMADSIEAQIKELGELSLVQQRFVSDVSHELRTPLTTIRLAADILNDQRDDFDPTTARTTELLHAQVQRFETLLSDLLEISRYDAGSVQLELEATSIAHLAEDIIEQMKPLADGHGSELRLVAPGGYSPVDMDPRRVRRVLRNLIGNAIEHGEGKPIVITVDSNQHAVAAGVRDFGLGMTSADAERVFDRFWRADPSRQRTIGGTGLGLSIALGDATLHGGTLTVWSELAVGTNFVLTLPRRAGVLEGESPVPLEPQETLMEIGSATQPIEVTDLHRDLFGENGSRDD; from the coding sequence ATGGCCGGGACGGGCACCACCACCACAGCGGTCGCGGTCCTCCGCGACTGGCGCGGTTGGCCCGACGCGCTCGCCGCTCTGTGGCGGCGTTCGCTGCGCTTCCGCACGCTCTCCGTCACGCTGCTGCTCACTTCGCTCGCGATCTTCATCACGTGCGTGACGATGGCGCTCGTCATCCAGAACGACCTCTTCGTATCCCGCAAGAATCAGGCGCTCGAAGATGCCCAGCGGGCGGTCGATCAGGCGCAGAGGACGCTGGATGTCGCCGAGGTCGGCGACGATCCTGCCGCGCTCAGGGACCTGTGGGACCGGATCCAGGAGGACCTGGGACGCAACTCGTCGTCGGACATGCTCCTGGCCAACAGAATCGATTCCGAGTCGTCCGCTGTGCGGCTCAACGGATTCACCGCCGGACTCAGCACCAACGATCTGAGCCCGGCGCTGAGCAGGCTCGTCGCCGAGTTCGACGATCGGCAGTGGTGGCAGTCCGTCGCTCTGCCGACAGAGGGCGGCGGCGAAGTCCCGGGCATCATCGTCGGTCAGCAGCTGGTCGTGCCGGAAGTGGGTCCGTTCGAGCTCTACATCGCGTACGACCTCGCCGACGCCGATCAGACTCTCAGTTTCGTGCAGCGCACGCTCTGGATCGCCGGCATCGGACTGGTCGCCATCGTGGCCGCGATCTCGTGGGTCGTGCTGCGCACGGTGTCGACCCCGATCGTGGAGGCGGCGGAGACGAGCGCCCGGCTCGCATCCGGTGACCTCGGCGTTCGTCTGCAGGTGCGCGGCGAGGACGAGCTGGCGACACTCGGGCGTTCGTTCAACGCGATGGCAGACAGCATCGAGGCGCAGATCAAGGAGCTGGGCGAGCTGTCGCTCGTGCAGCAGCGCTTCGTGTCGGATGTCTCGCATGAGCTGCGAACCCCGCTCACGACGATCAGGCTCGCTGCCGACATCCTGAACGACCAGCGAGACGACTTCGACCCGACGACCGCCCGGACCACCGAGCTTCTGCATGCCCAGGTGCAGCGTTTCGAGACGCTGCTGTCTGACCTGCTGGAGATCAGTCGCTACGACGCCGGTTCCGTGCAGCTCGAGCTCGAAGCGACCAGCATCGCCCATCTCGCCGAAGACATCATCGAGCAGATGAAGCCCCTCGCCGACGGTCACGGCAGCGAACTGCGTCTGGTGGCCCCCGGCGGCTATTCTCCGGTCGACATGGATCCGCGGCGCGTGCGCCGTGTGCTGCGCAACCTCATCGGCAACGCGATCGAGCACGGGGAGGGGAAGCCGATCGTGATCACCGTCGACAGCAATCAGCATGCCGTGGCCGCGGGGGTGCGCGATTTCGGGTTGGGGATGACCTCGGCGGATGCCGAGCGGGTGTTCGACCGCTTCTGGCGGGCCGATCCCTCGCGCCAGCGCACGATCGGCGGCACCGGGCTCGGTCTGTCGATCGCCCTCGGCGACGCCACTCTGCACGGCGGCACGCTCACGGTCTGGTCCGAGCTGGCCGTCGGCACCAACTTCGTGCTCACGCTGCCGCGTCGCGCCGGTGTGCTGGAGGGGGAATCGCCGGTGCCGCTGGAGCCGCAGGAGACGCTCATGGAGATCGGCAGTGCGACGCAGCCCATCGAGGTCACGGACCTGCACCGTGACCTGTTCGGCGAGAACGGGAGTCGCGATGACTGA
- a CDS encoding DUF58 domain-containing protein: MFVTGRLAVALAIGVVPLVAFGMAGYPPYALLGAWVGLCALLVVLDVALAASPHAVAVSRRVPARSRLGEQVPVSIAVHNQGSRTLHALIRDAWQPTAGAGSERSRLVVPPGERRRVAIPLLPRRRGELVSEFVMIRSRGPLGLAGRQARHRVRGAIRVLPAFSSRKHLPSRLARLRELDGNTSIQVRGQGTEFDSLREYVRGDDVRSIDWRATARAGTTMLRTWRPERDRHVVIIIDTGRTAAARVGDGTRVDASLEAALLLAALASRAGDHVHLLLYDRVVRGRVTGVDGAGLLPAMTDAMAPVHARLVDTDWHGAFAAVRTLTTRPSLIVVLTAQDAAESARGFLGAFPDASRATTVLVGSVTDDDVASLAQQRGSREEIYLAAAAERTLRDAENVADAIRRAGGEAIAADPEDLPPRIADRYLELKAAGRL; encoded by the coding sequence GTGTTCGTCACCGGCCGCCTCGCCGTCGCCCTCGCCATCGGCGTGGTTCCGCTCGTCGCCTTCGGGATGGCGGGCTATCCGCCGTACGCGCTGCTGGGCGCGTGGGTCGGGCTGTGCGCGCTGCTGGTCGTCCTCGACGTCGCCCTGGCAGCCAGCCCGCACGCCGTCGCAGTGAGCCGACGGGTGCCTGCGCGTTCGCGTCTCGGCGAGCAGGTGCCGGTGAGCATCGCTGTGCACAATCAGGGCAGCCGCACCCTGCACGCACTGATCCGGGATGCCTGGCAGCCCACGGCCGGTGCAGGGTCGGAGCGTTCGCGCCTGGTCGTCCCCCCTGGCGAACGGCGGCGTGTCGCGATCCCGTTGCTCCCTCGGCGTCGTGGCGAGCTGGTCAGCGAGTTCGTGATGATCCGCTCTCGCGGGCCGCTCGGACTGGCAGGACGTCAGGCGCGCCACCGAGTGCGCGGTGCGATCCGCGTGCTCCCCGCCTTCTCCTCCCGCAAGCACCTGCCGTCGCGCCTCGCTCGGCTGCGCGAACTCGACGGCAACACCAGCATCCAGGTACGCGGTCAGGGCACCGAGTTCGATTCGTTGCGCGAGTACGTGCGCGGCGACGACGTGCGCTCGATCGACTGGCGGGCGACGGCGCGCGCCGGCACCACGATGTTGCGGACCTGGCGCCCGGAGCGCGATCGGCACGTCGTGATCATCATCGACACCGGTCGTACGGCAGCAGCGCGCGTCGGCGACGGGACCAGGGTCGACGCCTCGCTCGAGGCGGCGCTCCTCCTCGCCGCGCTCGCCTCGCGTGCCGGTGATCATGTGCATCTACTCCTGTACGACCGCGTCGTGCGCGGCCGAGTGACCGGCGTCGACGGCGCAGGGCTCCTGCCCGCGATGACGGATGCGATGGCCCCCGTGCACGCTCGACTGGTAGACACCGACTGGCATGGCGCCTTCGCCGCCGTGCGCACTCTCACGACCCGCCCCTCGCTGATCGTCGTCCTGACCGCCCAGGACGCGGCGGAGTCGGCGCGCGGGTTCCTCGGCGCGTTCCCCGACGCGTCGCGGGCGACGACCGTGCTGGTCGGGTCGGTCACGGACGACGATGTCGCATCCCTTGCCCAGCAGCGTGGCTCCCGCGAGGAGATCTACCTCGCGGCAGCCGCCGAACGCACGCTCCGAGACGCGGAGAACGTCGCGGATGCCATCCGGCGCGCAGGCGGCGAAGCGATCGCCGCCGACCCCGAAGATCTTCCGCCCCGGATCGCGGACCGCTACCTCGAACTGAAGGCCGCAGGCCGGTTGTGA
- a CDS encoding LpqB family beta-propeller domain-containing protein: protein MTDARRRVLRGIAVVAAAVLLSACTGLPTSSDVEVGLPLGQVPDESEFLPLASGPVDGAGPAEIVEGFMEAAITPDEGWQTARKFLTPEFAATWRPAEAVAIDADASTRRITSSVQDGEEAEQATEADVQVQTELVASVDETGEYSDAPGPGSMPFQVVRAEDGEWRIAKAPDGIVIDERLFSVVFIGYALSYFDQTWKRLVPDVRWFPRRPAPATTIAQALIGGTPSAWLEPAVQSAFPPDVRLALGAVPIGTDQIADVALNSAAQNLDQTTLARMRTQLERSLADAGVRVNQVQFSVDGRVLGAGVVEVEQPTAPSGSLVLAEGAFGTIVGDEITPIPGVSSEILSIAQPIAAIDVAADDSHAAVQLDDGSVFRVGDGQIDQLPGGPGLVTPSIDPYGYTWTVPTGDPRGLIAWGAGVTEHRIAKAFPDVSGITHLRVAADGARVAAVVNVGGQRRVVVAAVIRDGAGVPVALGDEVEVLGTLPGAAIGLVWLGSDRLGILTGPDDPMMVWQRVAGPSTSEAAPSDAVSIAGSRTTAGVRVLGASGALFARSGSAWREATSGVSLLATRAGQ, encoded by the coding sequence ATGACTGACGCACGAAGGCGCGTGCTGCGCGGGATCGCCGTGGTCGCCGCCGCTGTGCTGCTTTCGGCGTGCACGGGGCTCCCGACCAGCAGCGACGTAGAAGTCGGGCTGCCCTTGGGGCAGGTGCCGGACGAATCGGAATTCCTTCCGCTCGCGTCCGGTCCGGTGGACGGAGCCGGACCCGCCGAGATCGTCGAAGGCTTCATGGAAGCAGCGATCACGCCGGATGAGGGATGGCAGACAGCCCGGAAGTTCCTCACCCCGGAGTTCGCCGCGACCTGGAGGCCGGCCGAGGCCGTGGCCATCGACGCCGATGCCTCGACGCGCAGGATCACCTCGTCCGTCCAGGACGGCGAGGAGGCGGAGCAGGCCACCGAAGCCGACGTGCAGGTGCAGACGGAACTGGTCGCCAGCGTCGATGAGACAGGGGAGTACTCCGACGCCCCTGGCCCCGGAAGCATGCCGTTCCAGGTCGTGCGCGCGGAGGACGGCGAATGGCGCATCGCGAAAGCGCCCGACGGCATCGTGATCGACGAGAGACTCTTCTCGGTGGTCTTCATCGGCTACGCGCTGAGCTACTTCGATCAGACCTGGAAACGCCTCGTGCCCGACGTGCGATGGTTTCCTCGTCGTCCCGCGCCGGCCACCACGATCGCTCAGGCGCTGATCGGCGGCACACCCAGCGCCTGGCTGGAGCCCGCGGTGCAGAGCGCCTTCCCGCCGGATGTGCGCCTCGCCCTCGGGGCCGTCCCCATCGGGACCGATCAGATCGCCGATGTCGCTCTCAACAGTGCCGCGCAGAACCTCGATCAGACGACGCTGGCGCGGATGCGCACACAACTGGAGCGCAGCCTCGCCGACGCCGGCGTGCGCGTGAACCAGGTGCAGTTCAGCGTCGACGGACGTGTGCTCGGTGCGGGTGTCGTCGAAGTGGAGCAGCCGACGGCGCCGTCGGGTTCTCTGGTGCTGGCCGAGGGCGCGTTCGGAACGATCGTCGGCGACGAGATCACGCCGATCCCTGGCGTGAGCAGCGAGATCCTGAGCATCGCGCAGCCGATCGCCGCGATCGATGTCGCGGCAGACGACTCGCACGCCGCTGTGCAACTCGATGATGGGAGCGTCTTCCGGGTCGGCGACGGACAGATCGACCAGCTGCCCGGGGGACCGGGGCTCGTGACGCCGTCCATCGACCCGTACGGCTACACGTGGACGGTGCCCACGGGCGATCCTCGCGGGCTCATCGCATGGGGTGCTGGCGTCACGGAGCATCGGATCGCGAAGGCGTTCCCCGACGTGTCCGGCATCACGCATCTGCGCGTCGCCGCCGACGGCGCCAGGGTCGCCGCGGTGGTGAACGTCGGCGGTCAGCGACGAGTCGTGGTCGCGGCGGTGATCCGAGACGGCGCCGGCGTGCCCGTCGCACTCGGCGATGAGGTCGAAGTGCTCGGAACGCTGCCCGGTGCGGCGATCGGTCTGGTGTGGCTCGGTTCGGACCGGCTCGGCATTCTGACGGGACCCGATGATCCGATGATGGTGTGGCAGCGCGTCGCCGGACCGTCGACGAGCGAGGCGGCCCCGTCCGACGCCGTCTCGATCGCCGGGTCGAGGACCACGGCCGGTGTTCGTGTTCTCGGCGCGAGCGGCGCACTGTTCGCGCGCAGCGGCTCTGCGTGGCGTGAGGCGACGTCTGGTGTCTCGTTGCTCGCGACCCGCGCAGGTCAGTGA
- the raiA gene encoding ribosome-associated translation inhibitor RaiA, with amino-acid sequence METSIVGVGVGITDRFRTVVEEKIARVQPLASRALRLDVKVTHRVYRNGHVPDETVELTLVGKGPVVRAEATDGDKFVALDFAIDKLSTQLRRAKEKRVDGRQHPRGAHFEKGSGALEGIDVQPASVDLLRAVATGSVPVQNDEEEAYSPVVIRTKSFDAEWMSVEEAVDRMELVGHDFFLFVDAATDHPSVVYRRKGWDYGVIALSTQAPPAEALAS; translated from the coding sequence ATGGAAACAAGCATCGTTGGCGTCGGAGTGGGTATCACCGACCGCTTCCGAACCGTTGTCGAAGAGAAGATCGCCCGGGTCCAGCCGCTCGCGTCCCGAGCACTGCGCCTGGATGTGAAGGTCACGCATCGCGTCTACCGGAATGGCCATGTGCCCGATGAGACCGTCGAGCTCACGCTCGTCGGCAAGGGACCTGTGGTGCGGGCGGAGGCCACCGACGGTGACAAGTTCGTCGCGCTGGACTTCGCGATCGACAAGTTGTCGACGCAGCTGCGCCGCGCGAAGGAGAAGAGGGTCGACGGACGTCAGCATCCTCGTGGAGCACACTTCGAGAAGGGCAGTGGAGCCCTTGAGGGAATCGACGTGCAGCCCGCATCCGTCGATCTCCTGCGTGCCGTCGCGACCGGCAGCGTGCCGGTGCAGAACGACGAGGAGGAGGCGTACTCACCCGTCGTCATCCGCACCAAGAGCTTCGACGCCGAATGGATGAGCGTCGAAGAAGCCGTCGATCGGATGGAACTCGTCGGACACGACTTCTTCCTGTTCGTCGACGCCGCAACCGACCACCCGAGTGTGGTCTACCGCCGCAAGGGCTGGGACTACGGCGTCATCGCGCTGAGCACGCAGGCTCCGCCTGCGGAGGCTCTGGCGTCCTGA
- a CDS encoding DUF4350 domain-containing protein, translated as MSLVDDAAVAPSTAVRTRGRLRRFAGWALIAVLVLIVALVGLRVAATAPNAHGGLDPEGRNDSGTLALAEILRDQGVEVSVFRSRAEARAAIDDDTTLVMSNPYTLSDEATLDLIGPADRVVFLSTGTHLLRLLEIGETASGSSGPVEAGCSEAEFADVGTIRPDRLFEPADGVQGCFGDDEGAAVLVDDRADGWRAVVEGTKLFSNAYLAEDGNAALALALLGQTERVVWYVPTFEDSDLEGDEPETLGSLTPGWVTPAILLLMIAGVAAAIWRGQRFGPLVAETLPVTVRASETMHGRARLTAKAADATHAAEALRVGSLRRLARRLGLAAHAGVDEVADAAADRLRIPRGSLQELLGGPLPTDDHGLIDLARRLSELEASVEQSAHSARRPE; from the coding sequence GTGAGTCTCGTCGATGACGCCGCGGTCGCGCCGTCCACCGCGGTGCGCACCCGCGGGCGGCTGCGCCGGTTCGCGGGATGGGCGCTCATCGCCGTGCTCGTGCTGATCGTCGCCCTGGTCGGGCTGCGGGTCGCGGCGACCGCGCCGAACGCCCACGGCGGACTCGACCCCGAAGGACGCAACGACAGCGGCACCCTCGCACTGGCCGAGATCCTGCGGGATCAGGGGGTCGAGGTATCGGTGTTCCGCTCTCGGGCCGAGGCGCGAGCGGCCATCGACGACGACACCACCCTCGTGATGTCCAACCCGTACACCCTCTCCGATGAGGCGACCCTCGACCTCATCGGGCCGGCCGATCGCGTCGTCTTCCTCTCGACGGGCACTCACCTGCTCCGATTGCTCGAGATCGGCGAGACGGCATCGGGAAGCAGCGGACCCGTCGAAGCCGGGTGCTCCGAAGCGGAGTTCGCCGATGTCGGGACCATCCGCCCCGACCGGCTGTTCGAGCCCGCCGACGGCGTGCAGGGCTGCTTCGGCGACGACGAGGGCGCCGCCGTCCTCGTCGACGACCGCGCTGACGGATGGCGCGCCGTGGTGGAGGGGACGAAGCTGTTCAGCAACGCCTACCTCGCCGAAGACGGCAACGCCGCCCTCGCCCTCGCTCTGCTCGGACAGACCGAACGAGTGGTCTGGTACGTCCCGACCTTCGAGGACTCCGATCTGGAGGGCGATGAGCCCGAGACGCTGGGCTCGCTCACTCCCGGTTGGGTGACGCCGGCAATCCTGCTGCTGATGATCGCCGGAGTCGCCGCGGCGATCTGGCGGGGTCAGCGCTTCGGGCCGCTGGTCGCGGAGACTCTCCCGGTGACCGTGCGCGCCTCGGAGACCATGCACGGCAGGGCGCGGCTCACCGCCAAGGCCGCGGATGCGACGCACGCCGCTGAAGCGCTGCGTGTGGGGTCGCTGCGGCGGCTGGCTCGTCGCCTGGGACTCGCCGCGCACGCCGGTGTCGATGAGGTCGCCGACGCAGCAGCTGATCGGCTTCGCATTCCACGCGGATCCCTGCAGGAGCTGCTCGGCGGCCCTCTGCCCACCGACGACCACGGCCTGATCGACCTCGCCCGCCGGCTCAGCGAGCTGGAGGCATCCGTCGAGCAGAGCGCCCACTCGGCGAGGAGACCCGAATGA
- a CDS encoding phosphoribosyltransferase family protein, which translates to MPSSVPSPLVPLRAIGAELAALLLAACCAGCDAPGELLCDSCRAQLSPDPREFTTPEGRRVRAALGYDGVAARCIRRLKGDGETLLARPLGGALAGVLTEALADGAVAVPIPTGRAAFRRRGYRVPDLLIRRAGAEPHRLLFAARATVDQRGLGVQERAENVRGSMRVRTRGDGTDVVLVDDVVTTGATFDEASRVLGSAGFRVVAAVALAATPLHRRIIENAPGTRRK; encoded by the coding sequence ATGCCGTCCTCCGTGCCTTCTCCATTGGTTCCGCTGAGGGCGATCGGCGCCGAACTGGCCGCTCTGCTGCTCGCCGCGTGCTGCGCCGGCTGCGACGCCCCTGGTGAGCTGCTCTGCGATTCCTGCCGCGCGCAGCTGTCGCCGGACCCGCGCGAGTTCACGACTCCCGAGGGGCGACGGGTCCGGGCGGCGCTCGGCTACGACGGGGTCGCCGCGCGCTGCATCCGACGCCTCAAGGGGGATGGCGAGACACTGCTCGCCCGCCCCCTGGGCGGTGCGCTGGCCGGGGTGTTGACGGAAGCGCTGGCCGATGGCGCGGTCGCGGTGCCGATCCCGACGGGTCGCGCGGCCTTCCGTCGTCGCGGCTACCGGGTACCGGATCTCCTGATACGTCGTGCGGGTGCCGAACCGCATCGCCTGCTGTTCGCCGCACGTGCGACCGTCGACCAGCGTGGGCTGGGCGTGCAGGAACGCGCCGAGAACGTGCGCGGCAGCATGCGCGTTCGAACGCGGGGAGACGGCACCGACGTCGTCCTGGTGGACGACGTCGTCACGACCGGCGCGACCTTCGATGAAGCATCGCGCGTGCTCGGATCCGCCGGCTTCCGCGTCGTGGCGGCGGTCGCGCTCGCCGCCACGCCGCTTCACCGGAGAATCATCGAGAACGCACCGGGGACACGGAGAAAATGA
- the mtrA gene encoding MtrAB system response regulator MtrA, with translation MTSRILVVDDDTALAEMIGIVLRTEGFEPVFCADGARAVEEWRTQRPDLVLLDLMLPGMDGIEICTRIRAESGIPIIMLTARTDTADVVRGLEVGADDYMVKPFNPKELVARIRTRLRPVTQTAGEQLRVGDLTVDVDAHEVRRGTAPIALTPLEFQLLVALASKPQQVFSREMLLEQVWGYHYKADTRLVNVHVQRLRAKVELDPDNPKIVMTVRGVGYRAGSVATSG, from the coding sequence ATGACCTCACGCATTCTTGTGGTCGACGACGACACCGCGCTCGCCGAGATGATCGGCATCGTGCTGCGCACCGAAGGCTTCGAGCCGGTGTTCTGCGCCGACGGTGCGCGAGCCGTCGAGGAATGGCGCACCCAGCGCCCCGACCTGGTTCTCCTCGACCTCATGCTGCCCGGTATGGACGGGATCGAGATCTGCACCCGGATCCGGGCCGAGTCCGGCATCCCGATCATCATGCTCACCGCACGCACCGATACGGCAGATGTCGTCCGTGGCCTCGAGGTCGGGGCGGATGACTACATGGTGAAGCCTTTCAACCCGAAGGAGCTCGTCGCCCGCATCCGCACGCGCCTGCGGCCGGTGACGCAGACCGCCGGCGAGCAGCTGCGCGTGGGTGACCTCACCGTCGATGTCGACGCCCACGAAGTGCGTCGCGGTACCGCACCGATCGCGCTCACTCCGCTCGAGTTCCAGCTGCTGGTGGCGCTCGCGTCGAAGCCGCAGCAGGTCTTCTCCCGGGAGATGCTGCTCGAACAGGTGTGGGGATACCACTACAAGGCCGACACCAGGCTCGTGAACGTGCACGTGCAGCGCCTCCGGGCGAAGGTCGAGCTCGACCCGGACAACCCGAAGATCGTCATGACGGTGCGCGGCGTCGGCTACCGCGCCGGCAGCGTCGCCACCTCCGGCTAG
- a CDS encoding aquaporin, with protein sequence MSDISTDTPSRTAKLTAEAFGTFLLVLGVISTALFAAGFGEGTDAHNKGVGFLGVALAVGLTVIAGAYAFGPISGGHFNPAVTVGVAAAGRMPWRDVPGYVIAQVIGGLVATTLIFLVGLFGPEGWLEAQRNAGFASNGFDAASPGGFGIGAAIVVEVLFTAVFLIVILGVTHPTRGTAFGGLVIGLTLTLIHLAIIPIDNASVNPARSIATAVYGNTDALAQLWVFLVFPVIGALIAGFAYKALFDSEEESEPVA encoded by the coding sequence ATGAGCGACATCAGCACGGATACGCCTTCCAGAACAGCCAAGCTCACCGCTGAGGCCTTCGGCACCTTCCTCCTCGTCCTCGGTGTGATCAGCACGGCATTGTTCGCAGCCGGTTTCGGAGAGGGCACGGATGCGCACAACAAAGGCGTCGGGTTCCTCGGCGTCGCCCTCGCTGTGGGCCTCACCGTCATCGCGGGCGCGTACGCCTTCGGCCCGATCTCGGGTGGGCATTTCAATCCGGCTGTCACCGTCGGCGTCGCCGCAGCCGGCCGGATGCCGTGGCGCGATGTTCCCGGCTACGTGATCGCTCAGGTCATCGGCGGTCTCGTCGCGACGACGCTCATCTTCCTGGTCGGGCTGTTCGGACCGGAGGGCTGGCTGGAAGCACAGCGCAACGCCGGATTCGCGAGCAACGGATTCGATGCGGCCTCCCCCGGCGGTTTCGGCATCGGAGCCGCCATCGTCGTCGAGGTGCTGTTCACTGCCGTGTTCCTCATCGTGATCCTCGGCGTGACGCATCCGACGCGCGGCACCGCCTTCGGCGGCCTCGTCATCGGTCTCACGCTGACACTGATCCATCTGGCGATCATCCCGATCGACAACGCCTCGGTGAACCCCGCGCGCTCGATCGCGACGGCGGTCTATGGGAACACCGACGCTCTCGCCCAACTGTGGGTGTTCCTGGTGTTCCCCGTGATCGGCGCGCTCATCGCGGGCTTCGCGTACAAGGCTCTGTTCGACTCCGAAGAGGAGTCGGAGCCAGTCGCCTGA
- a CDS encoding MoxR family ATPase translates to MHRVRTEVDKAVVGQAGTVTGLLVSLLARGHVLLEGVPGVAKTLVVRSFARALGLDTKRVQFTPDLMPGDVTGSLVYDARTGEFDFRAGPVFTHIMLADEINRTPPKTQAALLEAMEERQVSADGVSRPLPDPFLVAATQNPIEHEGTYTLPEAQLDRFLMKLVVGMPERDAEVMVLRRHAEGFSPRELTGVEAVVSADEIRAAQEAAGRVEVTDDVLGYVVDLARATRQSPSVELGASPRASTGLLAAAKAWAWLNASSAVTPDHVQTMLVPVWRHRLSLRPDAQMEGVSADAVLTSVVQQTRVPI, encoded by the coding sequence ATGCACCGCGTGCGCACCGAAGTCGACAAAGCCGTCGTCGGACAGGCCGGCACCGTCACCGGACTGCTCGTCTCGCTGCTGGCCAGAGGGCACGTGCTCCTCGAGGGCGTGCCGGGGGTCGCGAAGACCCTCGTCGTGCGGTCATTCGCCCGGGCTCTGGGGCTGGACACCAAACGCGTCCAGTTCACCCCCGACCTGATGCCGGGCGATGTCACCGGATCGCTCGTGTACGACGCGCGCACCGGTGAGTTCGACTTCCGGGCGGGACCGGTGTTCACGCACATCATGCTCGCCGACGAGATCAACCGCACTCCACCGAAGACGCAGGCGGCGCTGCTGGAGGCGATGGAGGAGCGCCAGGTGTCGGCTGACGGCGTCAGCCGCCCCCTGCCGGACCCGTTCCTGGTCGCAGCGACACAGAACCCCATCGAGCACGAGGGCACGTACACGCTCCCGGAGGCCCAGCTGGACCGCTTCCTGATGAAGCTCGTCGTCGGCATGCCAGAGCGTGACGCCGAGGTGATGGTGCTCCGCCGCCACGCCGAGGGCTTCTCGCCGCGAGAGCTCACCGGCGTCGAGGCGGTCGTGAGCGCAGACGAGATCCGTGCGGCGCAGGAGGCCGCCGGTCGCGTCGAGGTCACCGATGATGTCCTCGGGTACGTCGTCGACCTCGCCCGCGCGACCCGTCAGTCCCCTTCCGTCGAACTCGGCGCCAGCCCTCGCGCCTCGACCGGGCTGCTCGCCGCGGCGAAGGCATGGGCGTGGCTGAACGCCTCATCCGCTGTCACCCCCGACCACGTGCAGACCATGCTGGTGCCCGTCTGGCGGCACCGTCTCTCGCTCCGCCCCGACGCGCAGATGGAAGGCGTGTCGGCGGATGCCGTGCTCACCTCGGTCGTGCAGCAGACCAGGGTGCCGATCTAG
- a CDS encoding DUF4129 domain-containing protein translates to MILRFDELFVPDGDEAQRWAEEELANPRYADARPNWFDLVARDIGRFLADLFTSETSADVGPAALIIVTVVIVAALITALIIWGRPRDARAVRRARGDLLGERDDRSAAQLRAEAERSARVGDWDTATILRFRALARGLLERDLIDPAPGATAQAIAREAAAVFPAEDGPVRSAATAFDDVRYLQHPSDAERYRELAATDDRLSALRPEAVPA, encoded by the coding sequence ATGATCCTGCGGTTCGACGAGCTCTTCGTCCCGGACGGCGACGAGGCGCAGCGCTGGGCCGAGGAGGAACTGGCCAATCCTCGCTACGCCGACGCGAGGCCGAACTGGTTCGACCTCGTCGCGCGCGACATCGGCCGCTTCCTCGCCGACCTGTTCACCTCGGAGACCAGTGCCGATGTGGGTCCGGCCGCGCTGATCATCGTCACCGTCGTCATCGTCGCCGCCCTCATCACTGCACTCATCATCTGGGGTCGCCCCCGCGATGCGAGAGCCGTGCGGCGTGCCCGCGGCGACCTGCTCGGTGAGCGCGATGACCGCAGCGCCGCCCAGTTGCGGGCAGAGGCCGAGCGCAGCGCCCGCGTCGGCGACTGGGATACGGCGACCATCCTCCGCTTCCGCGCCCTCGCCAGAGGGCTGCTCGAACGAGACCTCATCGATCCGGCCCCTGGCGCCACTGCTCAGGCGATCGCACGGGAGGCGGCGGCCGTATTCCCTGCCGAAGACGGTCCGGTGCGGAGCGCCGCAACCGCCTTCGACGATGTCCGCTATCTGCAGCATCCGTCCGATGCGGAGCGCTACCGCGAGCTTGCGGCCACCGATGACCGGCTGAGCGCGCTGCGCCCGGAAGCGGTGCCCGCGTGA